The following proteins are encoded in a genomic region of Nicotiana sylvestris chromosome 4, ASM39365v2, whole genome shotgun sequence:
- the LOC104237148 gene encoding uncharacterized protein — MKPPIFTGSKQDEDPQNFIDEVQKIFRVMHTTDTEAAELDAYQLKDVANTCYETWEESRGEDADPATWKEFADAFLEHFLPIEVLEAKALEFERLRQNDMNVNEYYLKFVSLAKYAPEMVRDMRARVRRFVLGLSDDLFADANIAAQNNDMTITKMVAFVQGNEDRLKEEERLRRENEREFSKRAKSVGNFNHGGSQTGDNRQFFKKSKSGPAPSSASALVQRSKFNKKNQNFRTADSQSQASVGYRVPGYPICNTCGKRHPGLCHLGTNGCFGCGQQGHLLRDCPSAEQNNGGNAA, encoded by the coding sequence ATGAAACCTCCCATCTTCACAGGGTCTAAACAGGATGAGGATCCGCAAAACTTCATTGATGAGGTTCAGAAGATATTTCGAGTAATGCATACTACAGACACTGAGGCAGCAGAGCTTGATGCGTACCAGCTGAAGGATGTTGCCAACACTTGTTATGAAACCTGGGAAGAGTCCCGAGGGGAGGATGCGGATCCTGCAACTTGGAAGGAGTTTGCAGATGCGTTCCTTGAGCACTTTCTACCCATTGAGGTCTTGGAAGCTAAGGCTTTGGAGTTTGAGAGACTCAGACAAAATGATATGAATGTGAATGAGTACTACCTCAAGTTCGTCTCTCTGGCCAAGTATGCTCCAGAAATGGTACGTGATATGAGGGCCAGAGTTAGGCGGTTTGTGTTGGGGCTTTCAGATGATTTGTTTGCTGATGCTAATATAGCTGCTCAGAATAATGACATGACCATCACTAAGATGGTTGCCTTTGTTCAAGGGAACGAAGACAGGTTGAAGGAAGAAGAGCGGCTACGGAGAGAGAACGAGAGGGAATTCAGCAAGAGAGCTAAGTCTGTAGGAAATTTCAACCATGGGGGATCTCAAACAGGAGACAATCGCCAGTTtttcaagaaatcaaaatcaGGACCTGCTCCATCTTCAGCTAGTGCACTGGTTCAGAGGTCAAAGTTTAACAAGAAAAACCAGAATTTCAGAACAGCAGACTCACAGTCACAGGCTAGTGTGGGCTACAGAGTCCCTGGTTACCCTATTTGCAACACGTGTGGTAAGAGGCACCCAGGGCTGTGTCATTTGGGCACAAATGGTTGCTTTGGGTGCGGTCAGCAGGGCCACTTATTAAGGGATTGTCCATCGGCAGAGCAGAATAATGGAGGCAATGCAGCTTAG